The proteins below come from a single Aegilops tauschii subsp. strangulata cultivar AL8/78 chromosome 6, Aet v6.0, whole genome shotgun sequence genomic window:
- the LOC109752326 gene encoding uncharacterized protein, translated as MNFHDVYTREQAQAVAPPPRLITYQDREDHRRRQRRLLIAEEDERAIAEWRRRHPEDVADKKAFWAERTARCRSERADMHRRKALAISQCDLVNTCGKSFFI; from the coding sequence ATGAACTTCCACGACGTTTACACGCGCGAGCAGGCGCAGGCCGTCGCCCCTCCGCCTCGTCTTATAACATACCAGGACCGTGAGGACCACCGTCGgcggcagcgccgcctcctcatcgCCGAGGAGGACGAGCGAGCCATAGCGGAGTGGCGCCGGCGCCACCCGGAGGACGTCGCCGACAAGAAAGCCTTCTGGGCGGAGAGGACGGCAAGGTGCCGCTCGGAGCGGGCGGACATGCACCGGCGGAAGGCACTGGCCATATCGCAGTGCGATCTCGTTAACACATGTGGGAAGTCGTTTTTTATCTAG